One Euphorbia lathyris chromosome 1, ddEupLath1.1, whole genome shotgun sequence DNA segment encodes these proteins:
- the LOC136221471 gene encoding uncharacterized protein At4g15545-like isoform X1 — protein sequence MAQYVSSQHGHGGGGGPEIHLPEEILAVIPTDPYDQLDLARKITSMAIASRVSKLEKETGQLRQKSYEKDRAIYELEEKVSHLQRAYQETESRLKISVDENMRLSKERDSLVMNVKKLSRDLAKLETFKRQLMQSLNEDSSSQPETVIGTCDQSVPKAYPDKEEGTNGHAAHNSYTGSNDMGNPNDDASRYTGQRFSITPYITPRLTPTGTPKIISTSVSPRGFSTAASPQITSGATSPRKSQHEGRNAVSSWYRSSQQSSAANSPPRGRPMPGRTPRIDGKEFFRQARSRLSYEQFSAFLANIKELNAQKQTRDETLRKAEDIFGTDNQDLYISFQALLNRNLN from the exons ATGGCGCAGTATGTCAGCTCCCAGCACGGCCACGGCGGCGGAGGTGGGCCGGAAATTCATTTACCCGAAGAAATCTTGGCTGTGATACCGACGGACCCTTATGACCAGCTAGATCTGGCTCGGAAGATCACTTCCATGGCCATCGCGTCCCGTGTTTCGAAGCTGGAGAAGGAAACGGGTCAGTTGAGGCAGAAAAGTTACGAGAAGGATCGGGCTATTTATGAGCTTGAAGAGAAAGTTTCTCATTTGCAACGCGCGTACCAGGAGACGGAGTCGAGGTTGAAAATCAGCGTCGATGAAAAT ATGAGGCTTTCAAAGGAGAGAGATTCACTGGTAATGAATGTGAAGAAACTCAGCCGTGATTTGGCAAAG CTGGAGACGTTTAAGAGGCAGTTGATGCAGTCTCTAAATGAAGATAGTTCATCA CAACCTGAAACTGTTATTGGGACTTGTGACCAGTCAGTTCCCAAAGCATATCCTGATAAAG AAGAGGGTACAAATGGCCATGCAGCACACAATTCTTACACTGGCTCTAATGATATGGGAAACCCAAATGACGATG CTTCAAGGTATACTGGACAAAGATTTTCTATTACTCCATATATCACTCCGCGGCTTACTCCAACTGGAACTCCCAAAATCATTTCCACGAGTGTATCCCCTCGAGGTTTTTCTACTGCTGCATCTCCTCAAATAACCTCTGGTGCAACATCCCCTAGGAAGTCTCAACATGAAGGGCGAAATGCGGTTTCCTCATGGTATCGATCAAGCCAGCAGTCATCAGCTGCTAACTCTCCTCCACGGGGACGACCAATGCCAG GACGCACTCCACGAATCGATGGGAAGGAGTTCTTTCGTCAAGCTAG GAGTCGTCTATCGTATGAACAGTTCAGTGCATTTTTGGCCAACATCAAGGAACTAAATGCTCAAAAACAAACTCGTGAT GAAACTTTAAGGAAAGCAGAAGATATATTTGGGACAGATAACCAAGATCTATACATATCATTCCAAGCATTGCTTAATCGGAACCTGAATTAG
- the LOC136221471 gene encoding uncharacterized protein At4g15545-like isoform X2 — protein MAQYVSSQHGHGGGGGPEIHLPEEILAVIPTDPYDQLDLARKITSMAIASRVSKLEKETGQLRQKSYEKDRAIYELEEKVSHLQRAYQETESRLKISVDENMRLSKERDSLVMNVKKLSRDLAKLETFKRQLMQSLNEDSSSQPETVIGTCDQSVPKAYPDKEGTNGHAAHNSYTGSNDMGNPNDDASRYTGQRFSITPYITPRLTPTGTPKIISTSVSPRGFSTAASPQITSGATSPRKSQHEGRNAVSSWYRSSQQSSAANSPPRGRPMPGRTPRIDGKEFFRQARSRLSYEQFSAFLANIKELNAQKQTRDETLRKAEDIFGTDNQDLYISFQALLNRNLN, from the exons ATGGCGCAGTATGTCAGCTCCCAGCACGGCCACGGCGGCGGAGGTGGGCCGGAAATTCATTTACCCGAAGAAATCTTGGCTGTGATACCGACGGACCCTTATGACCAGCTAGATCTGGCTCGGAAGATCACTTCCATGGCCATCGCGTCCCGTGTTTCGAAGCTGGAGAAGGAAACGGGTCAGTTGAGGCAGAAAAGTTACGAGAAGGATCGGGCTATTTATGAGCTTGAAGAGAAAGTTTCTCATTTGCAACGCGCGTACCAGGAGACGGAGTCGAGGTTGAAAATCAGCGTCGATGAAAAT ATGAGGCTTTCAAAGGAGAGAGATTCACTGGTAATGAATGTGAAGAAACTCAGCCGTGATTTGGCAAAG CTGGAGACGTTTAAGAGGCAGTTGATGCAGTCTCTAAATGAAGATAGTTCATCA CAACCTGAAACTGTTATTGGGACTTGTGACCAGTCAGTTCCCAAAGCATATCCTGATAAAG AGGGTACAAATGGCCATGCAGCACACAATTCTTACACTGGCTCTAATGATATGGGAAACCCAAATGACGATG CTTCAAGGTATACTGGACAAAGATTTTCTATTACTCCATATATCACTCCGCGGCTTACTCCAACTGGAACTCCCAAAATCATTTCCACGAGTGTATCCCCTCGAGGTTTTTCTACTGCTGCATCTCCTCAAATAACCTCTGGTGCAACATCCCCTAGGAAGTCTCAACATGAAGGGCGAAATGCGGTTTCCTCATGGTATCGATCAAGCCAGCAGTCATCAGCTGCTAACTCTCCTCCACGGGGACGACCAATGCCAG GACGCACTCCACGAATCGATGGGAAGGAGTTCTTTCGTCAAGCTAG GAGTCGTCTATCGTATGAACAGTTCAGTGCATTTTTGGCCAACATCAAGGAACTAAATGCTCAAAAACAAACTCGTGAT GAAACTTTAAGGAAAGCAGAAGATATATTTGGGACAGATAACCAAGATCTATACATATCATTCCAAGCATTGCTTAATCGGAACCTGAATTAG